A single window of Mustela erminea isolate mMusErm1 chromosome 4, mMusErm1.Pri, whole genome shotgun sequence DNA harbors:
- the GPX6 gene encoding glutathione peroxidase 6, protein MMPHLWAAGLFPLFLVGLAQPTQKMKLDCYKGVTGTIYEYGALTLNEEEYVQFQRYAGKHVLFVNVATYUGLTAQYPELNALQEELKPFGVVVLGFPCNQFGKQEPGKNSEILSGLKYVRPGGGFVPNFQLFEKGDVNGEKEQKVFTFLKNSCPPTSDLLGSSNQLFWEPMKVHDIRWNFEKFLVGPDGVPVMRWFHKAPVSAVKADILEYLKQFGSA, encoded by the exons ATGATGCCTCACCTCTGGGCTGCGGGGCTTTTCCCGCTGTTCCTGGTGGGCCTCGCCCAGCCGACCCAGAAGATGAAG CTGGATTGCTACAAGGGGGTGACGGGCACCATCTACGAGTACGGAGCCCTCACCCTCAATGAAGAGGAGTACGTGCAGTTCCAGCGCTATGCGGGCAAGCATGTGCTCTTTGTCAACGTGGCCACGTACTGAGGCCTGACAGCTCAGTATCCTG AACTGAATGCACTACAGGAGGAGCTGAAGCCTTTTGGTGTCGTCGTGCTGGGCTTTCCCTGCAACCAGTTTGGAAAACAAGAACCAGGGAAGAACTCAGAGATCCTTTCTGGGCTCAA GTATGTGCGTCCCGGTGGTGGTTTTGTTCCCAATTTTCAGCTCTTTGAGAAAGGGGATGTgaatggagaaaaagaacagaaggtcTTTACCTTCCTGAAG AACTCCTGCCCTCCAACCTCTGATCTTCTGGGTTCATCAAACCAGCTCTTCTGGGAGCCCATGAAGGTCCACGACATCCGCTGGAACTTCGAGAAGTTCCTGGTGGGGCCTGACGGAGTCCCGGTCATGCGCTGGTTCCACAAGGCTCCCGTCAGCGCGGTCAAGGCAGACATCCTGGAGTACCTGAAACAGTTCGGAAGCGCGTAG